One Synechococcus sp. JA-2-3B'a(2-13) genomic window carries:
- the tsaD gene encoding tRNA (adenosine(37)-N6)-threonylcarbamoyltransferase complex transferase subunit TsaD produces the protein MPRVLAIETSCDETAVAVVTADVAWPGFAPRQLSSVVASQIDLHAAYGGVVPEVASRQHVETLPFVLEAALQQAGLEVAEVDAIAVTCAPGLVGSLLVGLMGAKTLALLYDKPLIGVHHLEGHLFSGFLAEPDLRPPCLCLLVSGGHTSLIWMKDYGDYQTVGRTRDDAAGEAFDKVARLLGLGYPGGPQIDRWAQQGDPQRFPLPEGKVEHPYDTSFSGLKTAVLRLVQQLQQQGRELPIADIAASFQACLTHVLTEKAVACAEALGLSTLLLTGGVAANRELRARLREAARQKGLRVVIPPLALCTDNAAMIGAAGLCHWLRGEVSPLELGVASRMPLEGIPSLYMDGGGAHREEQTGSAAL, from the coding sequence ATGCCCCGCGTCCTTGCCATCGAAACCAGTTGTGACGAAACGGCTGTGGCTGTGGTGACGGCGGATGTGGCCTGGCCGGGGTTTGCCCCGCGGCAGCTCAGCTCGGTGGTGGCCAGCCAAATCGACCTCCATGCGGCCTACGGGGGCGTGGTGCCGGAGGTGGCCTCACGGCAGCATGTGGAAACTCTGCCCTTTGTGCTAGAGGCTGCTCTGCAGCAGGCCGGATTGGAGGTGGCCGAGGTAGATGCCATTGCCGTAACCTGTGCGCCGGGCCTGGTGGGATCCCTGCTGGTGGGGCTGATGGGGGCCAAGACCCTGGCTTTGCTTTACGACAAGCCCCTGATCGGGGTGCATCATCTGGAGGGCCATCTCTTCAGCGGCTTCTTGGCAGAGCCCGATTTGCGCCCCCCCTGCCTATGCCTTTTGGTATCGGGAGGCCACACCAGCCTGATTTGGATGAAGGACTACGGGGACTACCAGACGGTGGGCCGCACCCGCGACGATGCTGCCGGCGAGGCATTTGATAAGGTGGCGCGGCTGTTGGGGCTGGGCTACCCGGGAGGGCCGCAGATTGACCGTTGGGCCCAGCAGGGGGATCCGCAGCGCTTTCCCCTGCCCGAGGGCAAAGTGGAGCATCCCTACGACACAAGCTTCAGCGGCCTGAAAACGGCGGTGTTGCGCCTAGTCCAGCAGTTGCAGCAGCAAGGCCGGGAGTTGCCCATTGCCGACATTGCCGCCAGCTTCCAGGCCTGTCTGACCCATGTGCTCACCGAAAAGGCAGTGGCCTGCGCCGAGGCGCTGGGCCTCTCGACGCTGCTGCTGACGGGAGGGGTAGCTGCCAATCGGGAGCTGAGGGCCCGCCTCAGGGAAGCAGCCCGGCAAAAGGGGTTGCGGGTGGTGATCCCGCCTCTAGCCCTCTGCACCGACAATGCCGCCATGATTGGGGCAGCTGGGCTCTGCCACTGGCTGCGGGGGGAGGTCTCGCCGCTGGAGCTGGGGGTAGCCTCGCGCATGCCCCTAGAAGGGATCCCTTCCCTCTACATGGATGGGGGCGGAGCTCACAGAGAAGAACAGACGGGATCCGCCGCCCTCTGA